The window CGGAGAGGAACATCTCCACGAACTGCGGGTCCTGCGCCAGGTGCGGCAGGATGCACTTCACGACCAGCGTCTTCTCGAAGCCGCCAGGACCCGCGACACGGGCCCGGTACACCTTCGCCATCCCGCCGTGACCCAGCTCTGAAACAAGCTCGTACCTGCCCAGCAGCGCAGTGCTGGTTACCATCTCACGGGGGGCGGACACTGTTACCTCGCCGTAAACAACGCGAGGCCGGAATACACCGCGATTTCAATTGTCTGTCGAGGCAGGAGCCCCGTGCCACGTATGTGTTTACACGACTGTGACCGTTACACAGACGTGACAGTCACACGTTCGTGACACATCAAGGCGCCTCCAGCTCCGGCGGCCAGAGCGCTCCGAGATTCAACTCGATGGCCTCGAAAGGCTCGGCCCGGATGCGTCCCTCTCCGGAGTGCCAGCCTCGCTTCTCCCACGAGTCCCCCTGCCGCAGGAACACCTCCAGCGTCCGCGTGTCCGGGTCCACCAGCCACAGGTGGCCCACCCCTTCCCGCGCGTAGAGGTCCTTCTTCCGCCCACGGTCCAGTGACGCCGTGGACGGCGACAGCAGCTCACAGACCCAGTCCGGAGCCAGCGTGTGGTAGGGCACCCGGGCAAGCCTGGGCATGCGCTCACGTCGCCAGCCCGCAAGGTCGGGTATCACCACGCTCTTCCCGAAGTGCAGCTCGGGCTCGGCGATGAACCACCAACCGCCAGGGCCTTCGTCGCTGTCCTGGAAGCCATAGAGCCGGCTGCCCAGCGCATAGCTGGCAATCCCGTGCGGGCTCGCCGGCCTCGGCATGACGATGAGTTCGCCGTCGATGAGCTGCCCCACCACGTGGTCGGGCAGCGCCAGCAGGTCCTCGTATGTCGCTGGCCGCTTCGTCTCGTTGCCCATGCCCGGACTCCCCAGTCCTCCAACTCCCCACCCACCCATCATCGACCCTGCCTCCCTGGAGTGGAACCCCACCTACCACCGCGTGTCCAGACCTTCCTACTCGCCAGGTCTGACACGCGGCCGCCTGCCCGCCTGCCCTCCAGCCCCCGCTATCGGCTTGCCTTT of the Pyxidicoccus xibeiensis genome contains:
- a CDS encoding Uma2 family endonuclease, with the protein product MGNETKRPATYEDLLALPDHVVGQLIDGELIVMPRPASPHGIASYALGSRLYGFQDSDEGPGGWWFIAEPELHFGKSVVIPDLAGWRRERMPRLARVPYHTLAPDWVCELLSPSTASLDRGRKKDLYAREGVGHLWLVDPDTRTLEVFLRQGDSWEKRGWHSGEGRIRAEPFEAIELNLGALWPPELEAP